From the Rhodanobacter soli genome, one window contains:
- the folE2 gene encoding GTP cyclohydrolase FolE2 has protein sequence MPNQENTARLLPDVAVHAQPHLAGALDWVGMADIQVPVLFDAGDGQVQRASARVGAFVNLNRPDKRGIHMSRLYLQVEQALSTQTLSADMLHALLRGFLDSHKDLSDRACLSIQFEHLVRRPALKSANSGWRAYPVCIEASLTGDEFLLEFGTEVVYSSTCPASAALSRQLIQDQFASDFDATGPLDHAAVLAWLGSERGIVATPHAQRSVARLRIRTATGAGFHLIDLIDRVEHALGTPVQTAVKREDEQAFALANGGNLMFCEDAARRIQKALDTDAALSDFHIRVEHQESLHPHDAVAYASKGVEGGYGSTP, from the coding sequence ATGCCGAACCAGGAAAATACCGCCCGCCTGCTGCCCGATGTCGCCGTGCATGCGCAACCGCATCTTGCCGGCGCGCTGGACTGGGTCGGCATGGCCGACATCCAGGTGCCGGTGCTGTTCGATGCCGGCGACGGCCAGGTGCAGCGCGCCAGTGCCCGGGTCGGCGCCTTCGTCAACCTGAACCGGCCGGACAAGCGCGGCATCCACATGTCGCGGCTGTACCTGCAGGTCGAGCAGGCGCTGAGCACGCAGACGCTGAGTGCCGACATGCTGCACGCGCTGCTGCGCGGTTTCCTCGACTCGCACAAGGACCTGTCCGACCGCGCCTGCCTCAGCATCCAGTTCGAGCACCTGGTGCGCCGCCCGGCCCTGAAAAGCGCCAACAGCGGCTGGCGTGCGTACCCGGTATGCATCGAGGCCAGCCTCACCGGCGACGAGTTCCTGCTCGAGTTCGGCACCGAGGTGGTCTACTCCTCGACCTGCCCGGCCTCGGCCGCGCTGTCGCGCCAGTTGATCCAGGACCAGTTCGCCAGCGACTTCGACGCTACCGGGCCGCTCGACCACGCCGCGGTGCTGGCCTGGCTCGGCAGCGAGCGTGGCATCGTCGCTACCCCGCACGCCCAGCGCAGCGTGGCGCGCCTGCGCATCCGCACGGCGACCGGTGCGGGCTTCCACCTGATCGACCTGATCGATCGCGTCGAGCACGCGCTCGGCACGCCGGTGCAGACCGCGGTGAAGCGCGAGGACGAACAGGCCTTCGCGCTGGCCAACGGCGGCAACCTGATGTTCTGCGAGGATGCCGCCCGGCGCATCCAGAAGGCGCTCGACACCGACGCCGCACTGAGCGACTTCCACATCCGCGTCGAGCACCAGGAAAGCCTGCATCCGCATGATGCAGTGGCGTACGCGAGCAAGGGCGTGGAAGGCGGTTACGGTTCCACGCCGTGA
- the yidD gene encoding membrane protein insertion efficiency factor YidD, with protein MLRLYKRWLSPLLGPRCRFHPTCSDYARIAITRFGPWRGSLLTGWRLLRCQPLCTGGHDPVPEHFHFSRCRSRGDSPDVH; from the coding sequence ATGCTGCGTTTGTACAAGCGCTGGCTCAGTCCCCTGCTTGGCCCGCGTTGCCGCTTCCACCCCACTTGCTCCGATTATGCACGGATTGCGATCACCCGCTTCGGTCCGTGGCGCGGCAGCCTGCTGACCGGTTGGCGGCTGCTACGCTGCCAGCCATTGTGCACGGGTGGCCACGATCCGGTGCCCGAGCACTTCCATTTTTCCCGCTGCCGCTCCCGGGGAGATTCCCCTGACGTCCACTGA
- the ubiG gene encoding bifunctional 2-polyprenyl-6-hydroxyphenol methylase/3-demethylubiquinol 3-O-methyltransferase UbiG: MIAANVSPEEIARFDSLAARWWDPDGESRPLHDLNPVRAAYIAARTDLRGAKVADVGCGGGVLSETLARAGAKVTGIDLGGKVIDVAKLHLHESGLSVDYRVQSSAALAAAEPESFDAVCCMELIEHVPDPEALVNDLAAMLKPGARLFMSTINRTPAAFGAAIVGAEYVMRMLPRGTHHYAQFLKPSELSRLLRHAGLELEDVSGLAYNPLNRKAWLSRITAVNYVLSARKPA, encoded by the coding sequence ATGATCGCCGCCAACGTCAGCCCCGAGGAAATCGCCCGTTTCGACAGCCTGGCGGCGCGCTGGTGGGATCCCGATGGCGAATCGCGCCCGCTGCACGACCTCAACCCGGTGCGCGCCGCCTATATCGCCGCGCGCACCGACCTGCGCGGGGCGAAGGTCGCCGACGTCGGCTGCGGCGGCGGCGTGCTCAGCGAGACGCTGGCGCGCGCCGGGGCGAAGGTTACCGGCATCGACCTGGGCGGCAAGGTGATCGATGTCGCGAAGCTGCACCTGCATGAATCCGGGCTCAGCGTCGACTATCGCGTGCAGTCCTCGGCCGCGTTGGCCGCCGCCGAGCCGGAAAGTTTCGACGCGGTGTGCTGCATGGAGCTGATCGAGCACGTGCCCGACCCGGAGGCGCTGGTGAACGACCTGGCCGCGATGCTGAAGCCGGGTGCGCGGCTGTTCATGTCCACCATCAACCGCACGCCGGCCGCGTTCGGCGCGGCGATCGTGGGCGCTGAATACGTGATGCGCATGCTGCCGCGCGGCACCCATCACTATGCGCAGTTCCTGAAGCCGTCCGAGCTGAGCCGCCTGCTGCGCCACGCCGGGCTGGAGCTGGAGGACGTCTCGGGGCTCGCCTACAACCCGCTCAACCGCAAGGCCTGGCTGAGCCGGATCACCGCGGTCAATTACGTGCTCAGCGCACGCAAGCCGGCATGA
- the efp gene encoding elongation factor P encodes MATLGLNDVKTGKKILHNGDPWVITEADFVKPGKGQAFTRIRIRNLKDGRTTEQTLKSSDSFEEADVTDTDMQLSFIDGLGKDRLWHFMNMETFEMVPATLAAMGDAWKWLKGEEECVVTLFNGSIVAVQPPKFVELKIAETDPGVRGDTSGGGGKPATLETGAVVRVPLFVNQDEVIKVDTRTGEYDSRVK; translated from the coding sequence ATGGCGACCCTTGGCCTCAATGACGTCAAAACGGGCAAGAAGATCCTTCATAACGGTGACCCCTGGGTCATCACCGAAGCGGACTTCGTCAAGCCGGGCAAGGGCCAGGCGTTCACCCGCATTCGCATTCGCAACCTGAAGGACGGCCGCACCACCGAGCAGACGCTCAAGTCCAGCGATTCCTTCGAAGAAGCGGATGTCACCGATACCGACATGCAACTTTCCTTCATCGATGGCCTCGGCAAGGATCGGTTGTGGCACTTCATGAACATGGAAACCTTCGAGATGGTGCCGGCGACGCTGGCCGCGATGGGTGACGCATGGAAGTGGCTCAAGGGCGAGGAAGAGTGCGTGGTCACGCTGTTCAACGGCAGCATCGTTGCCGTGCAGCCGCCGAAGTTCGTCGAGCTGAAGATCGCCGAGACCGATCCGGGCGTGCGCGGCGACACCTCGGGTGGTGGCGGCAAGCCGGCCACGCTGGAGACCGGTGCCGTGGTGCGCGTGCCGCTGTTCGTCAATCAGGACGAAGTCATCAAGGTCGACACCCGCACTGGCGAGTACGACAGCCGCGTGAAGTGA
- the dksA gene encoding RNA polymerase-binding protein DksA has translation MAKTTRNSTAAKAQKGKTSADVKAGKSKTAGGKARTVKSASKAPAKTGRSAASKTVAKKVAAKPAATRKPVAKPAVKKVAAKSPAKKASPAKKPVAKKAAVKKVAVKKAVAKKPAPKKAAVKKVVAKNTKPKAAAARKPAAKPVNKVVARKSPPAKPVAKHAAKPAAKPATKPTAKPVAKPAPAAAVVKSVSPAPASTLFKGKVASATAMVTPRAAPAAAHHASSHKNQKNSSSSMNRLASKKLDNGITREDGRYALPSTSNITLPKGYHPSPNEEYMNPMHLAYFRNKLRDWRDQLVEESRQTMDNLREEVRDVGDEAERATRETENSLELRTRDRYRKLISKIDKALRRIEEGSYGFCEETDEEIGIDRLDARPIATLSLDAQERREHLQKQMGD, from the coding sequence ATGGCGAAAACAACGCGTAATTCGACCGCTGCCAAGGCGCAGAAGGGCAAGACTTCGGCTGACGTCAAGGCCGGCAAGTCGAAGACAGCTGGAGGCAAGGCGCGGACCGTGAAGAGCGCCAGCAAGGCACCTGCAAAGACCGGTCGTAGCGCGGCCAGCAAGACTGTGGCGAAGAAAGTCGCGGCCAAGCCGGCCGCTACCAGGAAACCGGTCGCCAAGCCTGCGGTCAAGAAAGTCGCCGCCAAATCGCCAGCGAAGAAGGCCAGCCCGGCGAAGAAGCCTGTCGCGAAGAAGGCGGCCGTGAAGAAAGTGGCGGTCAAGAAGGCCGTTGCGAAAAAGCCGGCGCCGAAAAAGGCCGCCGTCAAGAAGGTCGTCGCCAAGAACACCAAGCCCAAGGCTGCCGCAGCCCGGAAACCGGCAGCGAAACCGGTGAACAAGGTAGTCGCCAGGAAATCGCCGCCGGCCAAACCCGTGGCCAAGCATGCCGCGAAACCGGCGGCCAAGCCGGCCACCAAGCCGACCGCGAAACCCGTCGCCAAGCCGGCACCGGCGGCAGCGGTTGTCAAAAGCGTATCCCCGGCACCCGCCAGCACCCTGTTCAAGGGCAAGGTGGCGAGTGCAACCGCCATGGTGACACCGCGTGCAGCCCCAGCCGCCGCGCATCATGCCTCTTCCCACAAAAATCAGAAAAACTCGTCGTCCTCAATGAATAGACTTGCTTCAAAAAAACTCGATAACGGCATCACCCGCGAAGACGGGCGGTACGCGTTACCTTCCACCAGCAACATCACGTTGCCCAAGGGTTATCACCCCTCGCCGAACGAGGAATACATGAACCCCATGCATCTGGCCTACTTCCGCAACAAGCTGCGCGACTGGCGCGATCAGCTGGTGGAAGAATCGCGCCAGACCATGGACAACCTGCGCGAGGAAGTGCGTGACGTCGGTGACGAAGCCGAGCGTGCCACCCGCGAGACCGAAAACTCGCTGGAGCTTCGTACCCGCGACCGTTACCGCAAGCTGATCTCGAAGATCGACAAGGCGCTGCGCCGGATCGAGGAAGGCAGCTACGGCTTCTGCGAGGAGACCGACGAGGAGATCGGCATCGACCGCCTCGATGCGCGTCCGATTGCGACGCTGTCGCTGGATGCGCAGGAACGCCGCGAGCACCTGCAGAAGCAGATGGGGGATTAA
- a CDS encoding TRZ/ATZ family hydrolase, which translates to MSQMPPQPVDLMIEARWVVPVEPHAVVLENHAVVVQDERIVALLPIADARLAYAPRERVELGEHALIPGLVNSHTHNPMTLLRGLADDLPLMVWLQQHIWPAEAKVMGAEFVRDGVELAVAEMLRGGTTCANENYFFPDVIGATYRKLGFRAVVGLPVIEFPTAWAKSQDEYFERASEVHDSFRSDNLVSTAFAPHAPYTVSDESFERIRVLSDQLDIPVHLHTHETAHEVEDEKAKSGLRPFQRLQKLGLVNDRLIAVHMTQLTDGEIAACAAAGVSVVHCPESNLKLASGFCPAEKLRLAGVNVALGTDGCASNNDLDMFGEMRTAALLAKAVAGDAAAFDAAFALRAATLNGAKAVGLEAKIGSIELGKQADFAAVRLSELETQPMFHVISQLVYATGRHQVSDVWIAGRRKLAGRELVGMDVAAILERTHAWRERIASA; encoded by the coding sequence ATGAGCCAGATGCCTCCACAGCCCGTCGACCTGATGATCGAAGCCCGCTGGGTCGTGCCGGTCGAGCCGCATGCGGTGGTGCTGGAAAACCACGCGGTGGTGGTGCAGGACGAGCGCATCGTGGCGCTGCTGCCGATCGCCGACGCGCGGCTCGCCTATGCGCCGCGCGAGCGCGTCGAACTGGGCGAGCACGCGCTGATCCCCGGCCTGGTCAACAGCCACACGCACAACCCGATGACCCTGCTGCGCGGCCTCGCCGACGACCTGCCGCTGATGGTGTGGCTGCAGCAGCACATCTGGCCGGCCGAGGCGAAGGTGATGGGCGCCGAGTTCGTGCGCGACGGCGTCGAGCTGGCGGTGGCCGAGATGCTGCGCGGCGGTACCACCTGCGCCAACGAGAACTACTTCTTCCCCGACGTGATCGGCGCCACTTATCGCAAGCTGGGTTTCCGCGCGGTGGTCGGCCTGCCGGTGATCGAGTTCCCCACCGCGTGGGCGAAAAGCCAGGACGAATACTTCGAGCGCGCCAGCGAAGTGCATGACAGCTTCCGCAGCGACAACCTGGTCAGCACCGCGTTCGCGCCGCACGCGCCGTACACGGTGTCGGACGAGAGCTTCGAGCGCATCCGCGTGCTGTCCGACCAGCTCGACATCCCGGTGCACCTGCACACCCACGAGACCGCGCACGAGGTCGAGGACGAGAAGGCCAAGAGCGGCCTGCGCCCGTTCCAGCGCCTGCAGAAGCTGGGCCTGGTCAACGACCGCCTGATCGCCGTGCACATGACCCAGCTGACCGACGGCGAGATCGCCGCGTGCGCCGCCGCCGGCGTGTCGGTGGTGCATTGCCCGGAGTCCAACCTGAAGCTGGCCTCCGGCTTCTGCCCGGCGGAGAAGCTGCGCCTGGCCGGCGTCAACGTGGCGCTGGGCACCGACGGCTGCGCTTCGAACAACGACCTGGACATGTTCGGCGAGATGCGCACCGCCGCGCTGCTGGCCAAGGCGGTCGCCGGCGACGCCGCGGCGTTCGACGCCGCGTTCGCGCTGCGCGCGGCCACGCTCAACGGCGCGAAGGCGGTCGGACTGGAAGCGAAGATCGGCTCGATCGAGCTCGGCAAGCAGGCCGACTTCGCCGCCGTGCGATTGAGCGAGCTGGAGACCCAGCCGATGTTCCACGTCATCTCGCAGCTGGTCTACGCTACCGGCCGCCACCAGGTCAGCGACGTGTGGATCGCCGGCCGGCGCAAGCTGGCCGGGCGCGAGCTGGTCGGCATGGATGTCGCTGCGATCCTGGAGCGGACGCACGCCTGGCGCGAACGCATCGCCTCGGCCTGA
- the gph gene encoding phosphoglycolate phosphatase (PGP is an essential enzyme in the glycolate salvage pathway in higher organisms (photorespiration in plants). Phosphoglycolate results from the oxidase activity of RubisCO in the Calvin cycle when concentrations of carbon dioxide are low relative to oxygen. This enzyme is a member of the Haloacid Dehalogenase (HAD) superfamily of aspartate-nucleophile hydrolase enzymes (PF00702).): MKPLPENIQGVLFDLDGTLLDSAPDLYAALLAQCAEQGVPPPPYAPVREVVSRGARAVLRCAFADRGEAALEALVPRYLQLYQDVMAQQTRAFDGVDELLARIEAHGLRWGIVTNKAGFLTDELVARIGWAQRASAVVSGDTLAVKKPDPAPVLLACERAGVAPAQSLFVGDDRRDVQAGAAAGLYTVAVSWGYLDGGDPQTWGADKVLDHPAELAELLQLQPVTA; the protein is encoded by the coding sequence ATGAAGCCCTTGCCCGAAAACATCCAGGGCGTGCTGTTCGACCTGGACGGCACCTTGCTTGACAGCGCTCCCGATCTGTACGCCGCCTTGCTGGCGCAGTGCGCGGAACAGGGCGTGCCGCCGCCGCCGTACGCGCCGGTGCGCGAGGTAGTTTCGCGCGGCGCGCGTGCCGTGTTGCGCTGCGCGTTTGCCGATCGCGGCGAAGCTGCGCTGGAAGCGCTGGTGCCGCGCTACCTGCAGCTGTACCAGGACGTGATGGCACAGCAGACGCGCGCGTTCGATGGCGTCGACGAGCTGCTGGCGCGGATCGAAGCGCATGGTCTGCGTTGGGGCATCGTCACCAACAAGGCAGGCTTCCTCACCGACGAACTGGTCGCCCGCATCGGTTGGGCGCAGCGCGCCAGCGCGGTGGTTTCCGGCGATACGCTGGCGGTGAAGAAACCCGATCCGGCACCGGTGCTGCTGGCCTGCGAACGCGCCGGCGTGGCGCCCGCGCAAAGCCTGTTCGTCGGCGACGACCGCCGCGACGTACAGGCCGGCGCCGCCGCCGGCCTGTACACGGTGGCGGTGAGTTGGGGCTATCTCGATGGCGGCGATCCGCAGACGTGGGGCGCCGACAAGGTACTGGATCATCCGGCCGAACTGGCCGAACTGCTGCAGCTGCAGCCGGTCACGGCATGA
- a CDS encoding N-acetylornithine carbamoyltransferase, with amino-acid sequence MALRHFITTQDYSRAEIDALLEQAAAFKRSPRGQQLAGKSIALLFFNPSMRTRTSFELGAFQLGGHAIVLAPGKDAWPIEFEVGSVMDGDTEEHIAEVARVLSRYVDLIAVRAFPKFQDWAVDRQDTVIKAFAQYATVPVINMETITHPCQELAHALALKEHLGDLQNKKYVLTWTYHPKPLNTAVANSALLIATKLGMDVTLLCPTPDYVLDERYMAFGRLNAEQNGGSLKVSHDIEEAYAGADVVYAKSWGALPFFGKWEQEKPIREAHKHFIVDEAKMALTHNGLFSHCLPLRRNIKATDAVMDSPACIAIDEAENRLHVQKAVMASLIGQG; translated from the coding sequence ATGGCTCTACGGCATTTCATCACCACCCAGGATTACAGCCGCGCCGAGATCGACGCGCTGCTGGAGCAAGCCGCCGCGTTCAAGCGTTCGCCGCGCGGCCAGCAGCTGGCCGGCAAATCCATCGCGCTGCTGTTCTTCAACCCTTCGATGCGCACCCGCACCAGCTTCGAGCTGGGTGCGTTCCAACTGGGTGGCCACGCCATCGTGCTGGCGCCGGGCAAGGACGCGTGGCCGATCGAGTTCGAGGTGGGCAGCGTGATGGACGGCGATACCGAGGAGCACATCGCCGAGGTGGCGCGGGTGCTGTCGCGTTACGTCGACCTGATCGCGGTGCGCGCATTCCCGAAATTCCAGGACTGGGCGGTGGACCGGCAGGACACCGTGATCAAGGCGTTCGCGCAGTACGCCACGGTGCCGGTGATCAACATGGAGACGATCACCCATCCCTGCCAGGAACTGGCCCACGCGCTGGCGCTGAAGGAGCATCTGGGCGATCTGCAGAACAAGAAGTACGTGCTGACCTGGACCTATCACCCGAAGCCGCTGAACACCGCGGTGGCGAACTCCGCGCTGCTGATCGCGACGAAGCTGGGCATGGACGTGACCTTGCTGTGCCCCACGCCCGATTACGTGCTGGACGAGCGCTACATGGCATTTGGCCGTCTGAACGCCGAACAGAACGGCGGCTCGTTGAAGGTCAGCCACGACATCGAGGAGGCCTACGCCGGCGCCGACGTGGTCTACGCCAAGAGCTGGGGCGCGTTGCCGTTCTTCGGCAAGTGGGAGCAGGAGAAGCCGATCCGCGAGGCGCACAAACACTTCATCGTGGACGAGGCCAAGATGGCGTTGACCCATAACGGACTCTTCAGCCACTGCCTGCCGTTGCGCCGGAACATCAAGGCCACCGACGCGGTGATGGATTCGCCCGCGTGCATCGCCATCGACGAGGCCGAGAACCGCCTGCACGTGCAGAAGGCGGTGATGGCGTCGCTGATCGGCCAGGGTTGA
- a CDS encoding phytoene synthase: MIELIEQNAALQGFIDKWLAVQPQQRVALVFVDGRRYPGHVALAALEQELLGAAYGIREPQVAAAKLNWWAEELAGAPASGGRHPLTQVLFDDERAHAIASNLWLAPVLAAMAQLEQGTAADFAAQIEAAMPLHGALAALETAWWYGAEASPVRASRVAVLNHLLYALLRLEQDAERDRLPLPMARLARHGLSRVQLRSHGAARQQAVKAQLDDLLASWAESATLAGPLSVFRALESRHANKLAQRAARAGDALAVLQAGQSRTGLATSLQAWQAARAWRRYVA, translated from the coding sequence ATGATCGAGCTGATCGAACAAAACGCCGCGCTGCAAGGCTTCATCGACAAGTGGCTGGCAGTGCAACCGCAGCAGCGCGTCGCACTGGTGTTCGTCGATGGCCGGCGCTATCCCGGCCACGTCGCGCTGGCCGCGCTGGAGCAGGAATTGCTCGGCGCCGCCTACGGCATCCGCGAACCGCAGGTGGCGGCGGCCAAGCTCAACTGGTGGGCCGAGGAACTGGCCGGTGCGCCGGCCAGCGGCGGCCGCCACCCGCTGACCCAGGTATTGTTCGACGACGAACGCGCGCATGCCATCGCCAGCAACCTGTGGCTGGCCCCGGTGCTGGCGGCCATGGCGCAGTTGGAACAGGGCACCGCCGCGGATTTCGCCGCCCAGATCGAGGCGGCGATGCCGCTGCATGGCGCGCTGGCCGCGCTGGAAACCGCCTGGTGGTATGGCGCCGAGGCGTCACCGGTGCGGGCGTCGCGGGTCGCCGTGCTGAATCACCTGCTGTATGCGCTGCTGCGGCTGGAGCAGGATGCCGAACGCGACCGCCTGCCGCTGCCGATGGCGCGGCTGGCGCGGCATGGCCTGAGCCGCGTGCAATTGCGCAGCCACGGCGCGGCGCGGCAGCAGGCGGTCAAGGCGCAACTGGACGACCTGCTGGCCAGCTGGGCGGAGTCGGCCACGCTGGCCGGGCCGCTCAGCGTGTTTCGCGCGCTGGAATCGCGCCACGCGAACAAGCTGGCGCAACGCGCGGCGCGGGCCGGCGATGCGCTGGCGGTATTGCAGGCCGGCCAGTCGCGCACCGGGCTGGCGACCTCGCTGCAGGCGTGGCAGGCCGCGCGTGCGTGGCGCCGGTACGTGGCGTAA
- the cysS gene encoding cysteine--tRNA ligase encodes MPISLYNSLTRRTEPFTPLDPERVTMYLCGPTVYNYVHIGNARGPVVFDVLVRLLRRHYPQVLYARNITDVDDKINTAAQQQGVPIGTITDRFAQAYREDMAGLGVAPPDVEPHATTHIGPIIAMIESLLDSGHAYAAEGHVLFDVGSFPAYGELSGRDPEELIAGARVEVAPYKRHAGDFVLWKPSTPDLPGWDSPWGLGRPGWHIECSAMSAAHLGDTIDIHAGGVDLLFPHHENEIAQSTCAHGGKVFARWWVHNGMLTFDGRKMSKSLGNVLLVHELLQLHPPEALRLRLLSGHYRQPLDWSEAAIAQATSTLDGWYRVLRDLAGVKLPAGELPVPERIEAALCDDLNTPQALAELSVLADAARQSGSAGAKAALLGGGALLGLLQQDAEAWFRRGESTVDAAHIEDLLQQRQAARAARDFARADAIRDELAAMNIAIEDSAQGTRWSVAKG; translated from the coding sequence ATGCCGATATCGCTCTACAACAGCCTGACCCGCCGCACCGAGCCATTCACCCCGCTCGATCCCGAGCGCGTGACGATGTACCTGTGCGGCCCCACCGTCTACAACTACGTGCATATCGGCAATGCGCGCGGACCGGTGGTGTTCGACGTGCTGGTGCGCCTGCTGCGCCGGCATTACCCGCAGGTGCTGTACGCCCGCAACATCACCGACGTCGACGACAAGATCAACACCGCCGCGCAGCAGCAGGGCGTGCCCATCGGTACGATCACCGACCGCTTCGCGCAGGCGTATCGCGAGGACATGGCCGGACTCGGCGTGGCGCCGCCGGACGTCGAACCGCACGCCACCACCCACATCGGCCCGATCATCGCGATGATCGAGAGCCTGCTGGACAGCGGCCATGCCTATGCCGCCGAAGGCCACGTGCTGTTCGACGTCGGCTCGTTCCCGGCCTACGGCGAGCTGTCCGGCCGCGATCCCGAGGAACTGATCGCCGGCGCCCGCGTCGAGGTGGCCCCGTACAAGCGCCACGCCGGCGATTTCGTGCTGTGGAAACCCTCCACGCCCGATCTGCCCGGCTGGGACAGCCCGTGGGGCCTTGGCCGCCCGGGCTGGCACATCGAATGCTCGGCGATGAGCGCGGCGCACCTGGGCGACACCATCGACATCCACGCCGGCGGCGTCGACCTGCTGTTCCCGCATCACGAGAACGAAATCGCCCAGTCCACCTGCGCGCACGGCGGCAAGGTGTTCGCGCGCTGGTGGGTGCACAACGGCATGCTCACCTTCGACGGCCGCAAGATGTCCAAGTCGCTGGGCAACGTGCTGCTGGTGCACGAGTTGCTGCAACTGCACCCGCCGGAGGCATTGCGCCTGCGCCTGCTGAGCGGCCACTACCGGCAGCCGCTGGACTGGTCCGAGGCGGCCATCGCCCAGGCGACCAGCACGCTGGATGGCTGGTATCGCGTGCTGCGCGACTTGGCCGGGGTCAAACTGCCGGCCGGCGAACTGCCGGTGCCGGAACGCATCGAGGCGGCCCTGTGCGACGACCTCAACACGCCGCAGGCGCTGGCCGAGCTGTCCGTGCTGGCCGATGCGGCGCGCCAGTCCGGCAGCGCGGGGGCGAAAGCCGCCCTGCTCGGCGGCGGCGCCCTGCTCGGCCTGCTGCAGCAGGATGCGGAAGCCTGGTTCAGGCGCGGCGAGAGCACGGTCGACGCGGCGCACATCGAGGATCTGCTGCAACAGCGCCAGGCGGCCCGCGCCGCCCGCGATTTCGCGCGTGCCGACGCGATCCGCGACGAGCTGGCGGCCATGAACATCGCGATCGAGGACAGTGCCCAGGGCACGCGCTGGAGTGTGGCGAAGGGCTGA
- a CDS encoding SufE family protein, with the protein MNAIAATSAEQAQQEIAEEFAFFGDWTERYQYLIDLGKQLPAFPEAWKTEEHRVHGCQSMVWLVPSGNASKMHFEAVSDSAIVSGLIALVLRVYSDRPAAEIVATEPTFIGTIGLAKHLSPTRSNGLAAMLAKLKGYAAQATKNEE; encoded by the coding sequence ATGAACGCCATTGCCGCCACCAGCGCCGAGCAGGCCCAGCAGGAGATCGCCGAGGAATTCGCCTTCTTCGGCGACTGGACCGAGCGCTACCAGTACCTGATCGATCTCGGCAAGCAGCTGCCTGCCTTCCCCGAGGCGTGGAAGACGGAGGAGCATCGCGTGCACGGTTGCCAGTCGATGGTGTGGCTGGTGCCCAGCGGCAATGCGTCGAAGATGCACTTCGAGGCGGTCAGCGATTCGGCGATCGTGTCCGGCCTGATCGCCCTGGTGTTGCGCGTCTATTCCGATCGTCCGGCCGCGGAGATCGTCGCCACCGAGCCCACCTTCATCGGCACGATCGGCCTGGCCAAGCATCTCTCGCCCACGCGCTCGAACGGGCTGGCGGCGATGCTGGCGAAGCTGAAGGGTTACGCGGCGCAGGCAACGAAGAACGAGGAGTGA
- a CDS encoding YciI family protein — MNRYLILLIRRPHLDPAVVPLHLAFLDGLREEGRVELSGGFSDKSGGAYLLRAADLAEATAIVQNDPAHVSGGWDITVYEWQAS; from the coding sequence ATGAACCGTTACCTGATCCTGCTGATCCGCCGGCCGCACCTCGACCCGGCGGTAGTGCCGCTGCACCTGGCGTTCCTGGACGGCTTGCGTGAAGAAGGCCGGGTGGAATTGTCCGGCGGCTTCAGCGACAAGTCCGGCGGCGCCTACCTGCTGCGCGCGGCCGACCTCGCCGAGGCGACCGCGATCGTGCAAAACGACCCGGCCCACGTCAGCGGCGGCTGGGATATCACGGTATACGAGTGGCAAGCGTCTTAA
- a CDS encoding glycine zipper 2TM domain-containing protein: MTKLWLSALVLAVMATGVHAQDARYANADDNAHYGWADVLRADPVQGVTRTEVPRQECYEQPVVRREGGNSTAGTVLGAVIGGVLGNTVGKGDGRKAATVVGAVAGGAVGNRAAGRGGEYETTQTQCREVSSISEQRRIIGYDVEYRYRGEVYTSRLNYDPGERLRVRVRVDPAD; encoded by the coding sequence ATGACCAAGTTGTGGCTTTCCGCACTGGTACTTGCCGTGATGGCTACCGGCGTCCATGCGCAGGATGCGCGCTACGCCAATGCCGATGACAATGCCCACTACGGCTGGGCCGACGTGCTGCGCGCGGACCCGGTGCAAGGTGTCACCCGCACCGAAGTGCCGCGGCAGGAGTGCTACGAGCAGCCGGTGGTGCGCCGCGAGGGTGGCAACAGCACGGCCGGCACGGTGCTGGGCGCCGTGATCGGCGGCGTGCTGGGCAACACCGTGGGCAAGGGCGACGGGCGCAAGGCGGCGACCGTCGTCGGCGCCGTGGCAGGCGGCGCGGTGGGCAACCGGGCGGCCGGTCGCGGTGGCGAGTACGAAACCACCCAGACCCAGTGTCGCGAGGTCAGCTCGATCAGCGAGCAGCGCCGGATCATCGGCTACGACGTGGAATACCGCTATCGCGGCGAGGTCTACACGTCGCGCCTGAACTACGATCCGGGCGAGCGCCTGCGCGTACGCGTGCGGGTCGATCCCGCCGACTGA